A single window of Ananas comosus cultivar F153 linkage group 17, ASM154086v1, whole genome shotgun sequence DNA harbors:
- the LOC109722979 gene encoding acetyl-coenzyme A synthetase, chloroplastic/glyoxysomal, producing the protein MGSTEAAAAAVGGGDELRHVEDMADLPSGAGKSSRVKGVILGESLASEEDDLVFPSRDFSQQALVSSLQQYQEMYKRSIDDPAGFWSEIASEFHWKKKWDSEVYSENIDVSKGTVMIEWFKGATTNVCYNAVDRNIEAGNGGKIAMYWEGNEPGQDGQLTYAQLLDKVCQLANYLKHVGVSKGDAVVIYLPMLMELPIAMLACARIGAIHSVVFAGFSAESLAQRIIDCKPKVVITCNAVRRGAKPIFLKEIVDNALVECSKNGVSVGLCLTYENQLAMTRKDTKWQDGRDVWWQDVVPNFPTTCEVEWVDAEDPLFLLYTSGSTGKPKGVLHTTGGYMIYTATTFKYAFDYKPSDIYWCTADCGWITGHSYVTYGPLLNGATVVVFEGAPNYPDSGRCWDIVDKYKVTIFYTAPTLIRSLMRDGNEYVTRYSRKSLRILGSVGEPINPSAWRWFFNVVGDSQCPISDTWWQTETGGFMITPLPGAWPQKPGSATFPFFGVQPVIVDEKGKEIEGECSGYLCIKKSWPGAFRTLYGDHDRYETTYFKPFPGYYFTGDGCSRDKDGYHWLTGRVDDVINVSGHRIGTAEIESALVSHPLCAEAAVVGVEHEVKGQGIYAFVTLVEGVPYSEELRKSLVLAVRNQIGAFAAPDKIHWAPGLPKTRSGKIMRRILRKIASKQLNELGDTSTLADPSVVDQLIALSDC; encoded by the exons atGGGAAGCACcgaggcggcagcggcggcggtggggggTGGCGACGAGCTCCGCCATGTCGAGGACATGGCGGATCTCCCCTCGGGCGCGGGGAAGAGCTCCCGCGTCAAAGGCGTGATCCTCGGGGAGTCGCTCGCCTCCGAGGAGGACGATCTCGTCTTCCCCAGCCGCGACTTCTCCCAACAAGCCCTCGTCTCCTCCCTCCAACAG TATCAAGAGATGTATAAGCGCTCGATTGATGATCCGGCCGGTTTCTGGTCGGAGATTGCCTCGGAGTTCCACTGGAAGAAGAAATGGGATTCGGAAGTGTATAGTGAGAATATTGATGTGAGTAAGGGGACCGTAATGATCGAG TGGTTCAAAGGAGCTACCACAAACGTATGCTACAATGCCGTGGATCGGAACATCGAAGCAGGGAATGGAGGGAAGATTGCTATGTATTGGGAAGGGAACGAGCCGGGGCAGGACGGGCAGTTGACCTATGCCCAACTGCTGGATAAAGTTTGCCAG CTGGCCAATTACTTAAAACATGTCGGCGTCAGCAAGGGAGATGCTGTGGTGATCTACTTGCCTATGTTGATGGAGCTGCCAATTGCCATGTTGGCATGTGCACGTATCGGAGCCATCCATTCG GTTGTGTTCGCCGGGTTCTCGGCAGAGTCGCTCGCGCAAAGGATTATAGACTGCAAACCCAAAGTTGTGATAACATGCAATGCTGTGCGAAGAGGGGCCAAACCTATCTTTCTGAAAGAAATAGTGGACAATGCTTTGGTGGAATGTTCCAAGAATGGAGTTTCTGTAG GCCTTTGTTTGACGTATGAAAACCAATTAGCCATGACAAGAAAAGACACAAAATGGCAAGATGGTAGGGACGTTTGGTGGCAG GATGTTGTCCCGAATTTCCCGACCACATGTGAGGTGGAATGGGTAGATGCAGAAGATCCACTGTTCCTTTTGTACACAAGTGGCAGCACTGGGAAGCCAAAG GGTGTTCTTCACACGACTGGGGGATACATGATATATACTGCAACAACATTTAAGTATGCATTTGACTACAAACCATCAGATATATACTG GTGCACTGCTGACTGTGGGTGGATCACTGGACATAGCTATGTTACTTATGGCCCTCTTCTAAATGGAGCTACTGTTGTGGTTTTCGAGGGG GCGCCAAACTACCCAGACTCTGGTCGTTGTTGGGATATTGTTGATAAGTACAAGGTGACGATATTCTACACTGCTCCAACACTGATTCGTTCCCTCATGCGTGACGGCAATGAG TATGTTACGCGCTACTCCCGTAAATCTCTACGTATTCTAGGAAGTGTAGGGGAGCCCATCAATCCTAGTGCATGGAG GTGGTTCTTTAATGTTGTCGGAGACTCTCAATGCCCAATATCAGATACGTGGTGGCAAACGGAGACAGGTGGCTTCATG ATAACTCCTTTACCTGGTGCTTGGCCGCAGAAGCCTGGCTCTGCCACCTTCCCTTTCTTTGGGGTTCAG CCAGTTATTGTTGatgagaaagggaaagagataGAAGGTGAATGCAGTGGGTATCTTTGCATTAAGAAGTCATGGCCTGGGGCATTTCGAACACTTTATGGTGACCATGATAGATATGAGACGACATACTTTAAACCATTCCCTGGCTATTATTTCACTGGTGATGGTTGCAGCAG GGACAAGGATGGTTACCATTGGCTGACTGGAAGAGTTGATGATGTTATCAATGTCAG TGGGCACCGTATTGGGACAGCTGAGATAGAGTCTGCCCTGGTTTCACATCCCCTGTGTGCCGAAGCTGCAGTGGTTGGTGTTGAGCATGAG GTCAAAGGTCAGGGAATATATGCATTTGTCACTTTGGTGGAGGGTGTTCCTTACAGTGAAGAACTGCGGAAAAGCCTTGTATTAGCAGTTCGCAACCAG ATTGGTGCATTTGCCGCTCCCGACAAGATCCACTGGGCACCTGGTCTCCCTAAGACGAGAAGTGGGAAGATCATGCGGAGGATTCTAAGGAAAATTGCCTCAAAACAGCTGAACGAACTGGGCGATACAAGCACACTTGCCGATCCCAGTGTGGTGGACCAGCTAATTGCACTCAGCGATTGCTAA